TGGCCGACGAGGAAGTTCCAGGCGAAGGGGATCTCGCCGATCTCGTCGTCATCGAGCCAGGCGAATCGGTGGAGGAAGGCGCCGGTCTGGGTGCTGACGGCGTCCGGGGTGAGCGCGGCGACGTTCTTGGGGTGGCCGCAGTTGTAGAGCACCATGGACGACCAGTTCTTGCGCGGGTACACGGTCTGGATGGCGCCGTCCATCTTGGTCGCCTCGGCGGGGGCGTACTCGTGCTTGAcgcaggcgacggcgaggcggtggtcggggtcggaggaggggaggcaggcgaggaggccggcgatgTCGGCGAGGTAGAGGAAGTCGCAGTCGACGAAGAGCGCCCAGCCGCGGTAGCCGGCGAGGTAGGGTGTGAGGAAGCGGGTGAAGGAGAACTCGGTGCTCTCGGTGGGCCCCCGCTCCCGCCAGTAGAGCCCCGCCGCGCGGAGATCCGGCTGCCGGATGGGGCGGACGTCGACGGGGATGGAGGCGTGGCGGAGCAGGCTGCGGCGGCACACCTCGTACGCCTCGTCCTCCCGCGGGTCGTAGCCGACGAACACCCGGAACGGCTCctccgccgacggcgacgagaccGTCATGGATCTGGCGGAATGGGGGCTCTCGGGCCTTAATGGGCGGCGAGATTGGATTGGGAAGGCGAGGTGGTACTAAAGATGGCAaatgaagaggaggaagaaggtggtgatGACCTTGGATTTCTCATGGGTTTCCTGTGCGCTAAATATAAGGCACCGCCTGCATAGGGTCACTGCCACACATCGTAGGGTGACTGCCTCGTGGGCCATGTGGTGCGGGTCGGCGAcgtggacccacctgtcagcgagtgTGGCGGTGAAGGATAATGGGTTGACGCGACGACAGCTGTGGGGAGGAGCCCGGGATCGCGGTAACAGCGGCGGTGAAGTCTGTGGACTTTGGACCGTGGGTTGCGTCGGTGACGGGAGCGGGCGATGCGGCCGCGGAGATGTCGGTTGGATTGCATCGGATTGGATGCCATGGCAGCATGGGCCGCACGCCCGCACGGGACGGAGTGCGGCCACCGCGTGGAATCCATGGCGCGGCCGGTACGGAGTGGGCCGCGTGCGGCGTGCCCCGTGATGCGCCCGAGCTGGACGGCCATGTGCGTCGGTGAAGGCTGTCGCGTCGTGTGactcgcgtcgtcgtcgtgtcaACCTCTGACTTGCCGAATGGAAAATGTCTATTGTAACTCCCTTAAATATAGGCCGTATTTCTCGATCGTAAAGCTGCTGGATACAACAACTCTACTAACCGTTAAaaccggaaaaaaaaacttataagaCACTACTCCATCTGTCTCTATAAATATAAGGGATATTGGTTGAAAATAACACATCCTAATATAACGAATCATTATACCAGGATATATTATATCCgactaaaatctcttatatttagatacggagggagtatttagaaTGGCATTAGCTAACGTGGCAAATTAACCACGGTCAAAAACACCAAGCCAACAAGGATGTTAGGATATCAAGTGGAACTCACATGTCATTCTCGCTTACCCTccttcctttctccttcctccctcctccccatatctctctcctcttcccgcAATACTATCTTAGAAATCTTTTTCAACTCTCTTAATAGTTAGAGGGGTTATTATATCTGATTTTATGGTTAAAAGACGAATTAGATCCAACCTAAGAAAAATTAGACATTTTCCGCAGCGAATTGATGCCCGCTAGTCGCATGGATAGATCTAGCCCGCTTATCCTAATGGATGCGGCCCACGGCCTCCCGTAGTTGGTTCCCGTGACATTTCGGCCTTTTTCCCCCACGCCGAAGATCCATCTACACGGGCTCCTTCACCACTGAGGCCAATCAACGGTAACCGGACGGGCCCATCTACACGGGCTGCTTCTCCAGCTGAGCTTCTTGCTGTTGGGCCCGTGACGAAGCACACGGCCCGCTGAAGCCTCTGCTCGTGGGGACGGACGGAGCGAGGCGAGCGCCTTCGCCGTGCCGCGTcgcgcggagcggcggccggccgaaCAAGCCGGCCGGCGGGGCGCGGCGTGCGTGCACCCACTCTCGGCACGGcggtgagctcctcctcctaaCTCGGCTACTCCCTTCAACCGCCGCGTCggctccgctccggccgccgacCCCTTCTGCACCGTTGGGTTCGGGGGGTTGCCGGGTTGGGGGAAGgcggctcctcctcgccggcgctgcTCGGTTCGATtcggagggggaggagaccaGCCGCGAGCACTGTAGTGGCGATGTGACGCCCCTTCCCTTACCAGTAACCAGTACTCACTTTGTGCCTCTGTTTATCTATTATTCAGTTTCACTAGATGTTAATTTGAGAGGTAGGGCGCTAGGCCTGTAAAATTTTACCCAATAAGGTcagttgatattttttttattcactTCATGTAGTGATTAACCCTAACACGATCCTAGTTGATGGCTGGGCATGGGCAGAACTGCACAAGTAGTGCTTGGAGTTGGCAAGGGAATTTTATAGAGGGATTCTGCGAAATCGAGTGAAAGGAATAGTTATGTTTGCATCGTACTTTGATTGGTACAATCGGCTCTCTCTTCAAAGTTTTTATCGATTATTACCCCCTTATTGCAGTGCCTCACTTGGTCATAGCTATCTTTTGTTCATTTATTAGATAAGTGATGTCCCAGCATTGTCGTTTCAGACATTCTGTAAGTATTCCACTGTCTACCTCTCCAATACACAATCACTTGATTTTGAGTTCTCTATGGTTCCCGGCAGTTGACTTCACAGATCTAGTAGTGCTATGCTTTACACTTACAGCTGCTGTGCAATAGATTTTTGTTTTGGCTCCTACTATTGTGAACTCAACGAAATAGTTTCCATCAAATAGAAAGTGAAATACAGGGGTCAAATAATTTCAAGGGAAATAAAAGATATTGGAGTTCAGTACTTTTTGCAGTAACAATAACCTGTCAGGGTTGCATGACAGAAGTCATATTCCCTGAAGGGCTGAATGGGGAGATGAATCTTCCCTGATTTTCATATACTCTTAGGCTTTATAATAATGATAGCCTCTGAATAAACCCTTCAAAATGTTAAGTTTGACTAGGATAGTGATTGACAGCATCGATGTAAGTGAATGATTATTTTGTTTTTGAACAATCTTTCATGCATCACATCCAGCTTGCACTGTCATCATGTAAACGTTATTTAGGTCAGTAGTCAAGTTGTTAAGGGCATGTAAGTTTGTTTCATTATTGTTTAAAGTAGGCTTTAGCATATACTGCAAGTTATGTCTGGTGaagcaataataatttatttgatGTGACGTGTGTAAAATATGATAAGGAGGATTACCGTGTGAAACTCAAGCTAACATAGTTTTTTCAGTTTGTTTTATACTTTATATGTGGGACCCAAACTAGTAATATTGAACTTATTTCTACATGCTTCAATACATAACAACTCTATACAACAATGACTTCCATATATTTATTATTCATTTGTAAGCCAGTTAGTCCTAAAAGAAACAAGGAAATATGTGGAGCTATTTTGATCACTGATTCCTCTGATTctgttctttttcctttttttctttaccCCCTGTgggtaattatatatataagaatTGATGATATGTGATTCGATGACTTATTTGGAATAATCCTTTGAGTTTCATCTGTTCTATTGATATCTATACTACATCAGTTTCTGTCCAAATGTTTATTTCAGGTGAAGAATCTTACACTGGCATTTGCTGTTCGAGTAGCTGCGTGACTCTTATCAGAACTCCGGCATATCAATTGATGAGGCCCAACTTGGTGAGAATCTTCCTATTTTGGGCTATGCGGTGATAATCTAAAGATTTCCTTTAATGGTTAATATGTAAGCGGCAGACTCCTTATCTAACTTCTAGTTTACAATATCTCTATCAAAGTTGTGGCAATTGTAAGTATGGTCTGTGAAAATGACCCCTCAAAGGCCAACCCACTTGTATGGCTGGAAAGTTACAGGAATTTTTATGCTCATATGTTCCTATCAGTCAACAGTAACGTTTCAATATATTGGGATTCTTTATTGCAGTTCCTACTGTAGCGTGCAATTCCTTATGGGCTCTAAAGCCTCCCCTGTGATTATCTAATTAACCACCTGGCCCGCTAGCCCGAATACTTTTGTCATATCTTAGTAGATGATATTATGACACACCTCCAAGATTGGGCTGACAACGAAAGATAGTGTAGATGGACATGAAAgtaaaatgataaaacatgtccTTTTCGAAAGAACTGGGACTCCACCAATTTCGAATATTTATCTTCTACAGTAGCTGTGACTAACTGAGCTGAAGTACTGTATATGGTACAGATGCTCATTATAAAGATCCCCTTAATCTCACAATTAAGCGTTAGGCATTTTTAgcatctgtatattaaattgcaTGAATTTCTTTATCCTTAGCTTGGTTCCTGTTTATAACAAGACTATTTAGTCCATGCAATAATTCATAAAAGTTTGCAATCAGATTCACCTCATGAATTGATTTTATAGTGGTAGAGATATTGCTATACAATGCTTAGAACAGAGCACTGTTCCAATGCAGAAGTCTAGGGTACAGAGGAGTTGGGAAAAGGAAGGTGGTGATAATTGTTCTGTATAGGAATGGGGTCCCATGGCAATGTTAACtataggagaggaggggaggaagggttGGTTATGAGGCCATGTGCAACGGGAGGGCACAAGTGGGGAACAGGGGTTGCACGGGATAACATGGGAGCCATGTCTCTCCATGTTGCCTAGTGAGTATTTGTGTATAGCTTTCGTTCTTGGCTGGACTCCTCTGGCATGGGAATAACTATCAACAACTCACAATTCCCCCACTTCTACTTTACATTACTTACCCTTTTCCTACCAATATTAGAAACCAAAAGAAATGGAAGCTTtactattttttccttttccgtTTTACTTTTATAGATCCGATTTCAATTGGCGGTCATCCCTGTAGGGGACATGGAAGAGAATTCATTCCCTCatatgtgatattttttagCTGGTATTTTGACAAAGTGAATAAAATCTGATTCCTTGATTTCTACCAAGTAATCAGCTTTAAAGTTTAAGTATTTTTCCCATTGTACCATTCTGTTATTTCTTACTGGAACCAGATGGATTGCTGGGGTGCCATGTGTGCTATGGTCATGGAAGAAGGATTTTGCACGCTGTAAATAAAGTTTTTTCACCACCTAACACTAACGGATATCAGAAAGAGTTTCCTAGTGCACTACAGCATCGGTGCGCTCGCCTAATCATGAGACAAGACAACCAGAGCAACGGTGGCAATTCTACATGTAATTGAGCACATTAAGGTGAAATGGACTTCTGACTGATAAATTCTTTTGTGGTTTGGTCACTTTGTACTGCCCTGTAATGACAGTAACACTCAAGTGTGTGCTTTAGGTGATGGTACCTTTTGTGAAACTGTAGGGAATCTTTGCTGGAACCATGATGTACAAGCGAAATGTTGGCACTTTAACCTAATGAGAAGGAAACTAGTAGTTCTGATTATCACATGGGTCAGGCTCTTATTTGAGTATGGATGAGATGCCCAAGATAAAAATACCTTGGGACACTGGAAGCCGATATGCAAGTTGGAATATATGATTTTAGTCCTGCCCAGATATGCTTGTGACTTTTATCTGCTTTTACTTAAATCCTGGCCCAGATTCCAGCACTTCATTTTCCTCGCCAATCAAGTGGTATCAATCTGATATCAGTATTTGAAATCTCTGACGTATtattacacttttttttttacaagatTGCTATCTTCAGTTACACTCACGGTCTTTTCCTGTTTACAGATGATGCGTATTTGAGTACATGCATCTATAATCTGACGGCATCAAGGAACCTGTATTATGGCGTACAAGTGCTCACAGGGACAACCAAATTGGCCGGCTATCTTTCATTGTGGTCGTTGAAGTATTGTTGTCAACAGTTGGTCCTAGCTTCACTTGTTGGGTAGGTGCTGCTAAAAGGTTAATGGAAGTGCACCATTTAGCTAGCTTTGTACAGATGCACACCACACAAGGGATTATGGAAAGGGGAAAACAGTTGGCAGGATTAACATCTCGAGCCATTGACAGCTCCATCCTGGACACAACAATCTTGGATTGTTGCTGTAACAGAAATGGTCCTACCCCTTGCACAGGCTAAAGCCAGTTCAAGCTTTTCTCTGAAGAAAGAAGGTTCCTTTTCATCGAATAAGGTCAGTGCTAATCTGTCATTAACTCTCACGGAGTCTGTTAACATACTGGGTTTTAATTCGTCTTTGTTAAAAGACAGGGAAGGAATCCAAGCATGCATCCAGCCTCTGATCTGCCGATTAGATCGAAGCTGTTTCTTCAGGGGCAAGTACTAATGATTCAACGAGCTTCAGGCTCACGCCTCGGCATGTGACCCGATCGGATGGATTTACGCAAGGTTTTGTGGCTAACCAAACCTGATGACTTGGTGGTCCAGATGGACAACACAAGCTAACTAGATATACATGTGGTTTATCTCTCAAGGATCGATGGATCTGCTTAATTAGTTATCTCTCCTATGCATCCAAGCTTGAAGAGGACAAGGGAAAAAGATGTCTAATTTCAGATCGTCTCTCCAGCAACACGTACGGGACCATGATAATGTATGGGTTTCCGTTTGGACCATCATCGATCGCCGCGGCTCACCGGCGTGCACAGTGGGAGCCGCCGGCTGGACCATGGTTCACATATATAGCAAGGGGCCATTTGGACGCATCTCCCTGTTTAACTGGTTTGATTAGTCATGCCAGACAAGGTTTGCCTTATTAAACCCTTTCATTGGTTGACAGAGCTCACATTATTTAATTTTCTTAAAGAAATGGTCACACCCCTGGCTAAAAAGAATTGTTCAGGTAATCCATCAGGTGCTTTGTTTTCCTAATTAATTCGCAAATTTATATACAACATGTTGTAATATAATCTACTCtagaatttttttatcacaATAGCTAGGTATATGTTCCAGTTGAACTATTGCAATCAGCTTTaactttgatattttttttacataataaagtagttaattagagttttttttaaacatttggGATATTAAAAAGTCCCAGGTATCCCTGCGGCAGGGCCTTTAAAGGGTAATTTGAAATACACGTTGGTGAGGCTTCTTTTGGTAAATTCTTGGTGCACACAgcagccatgcatgcatatataactAAGTTAGCATTGCAGCTTTGTGCGACACTGACACCACAGAACACGACACACAGAGCTCATCCCGACGTTGGAGGgaacccttttttttaattattttcctatcttTTTATTTGTTTCAGCCGTGCTGCACTGGAAAAGGTCCCTGGAATCGCCGCAACTttacaggttttttttttcctctcttctgtGCGGTTACACTAATATAATAAAAtgaaaagagatagagagataaaaaaacaataatataCGCAACAGATCAAAAGAAACTAGCACATCATGATGTCGCTATCAGGCGGCATATTAAGCTATTAATAATTTAGTTTTGCATACTTGTGCCGCTTCCAAACGCTTCTCTTTGTTCTTATCATTTGAGCTGCGACCCAATCATTTTAACATCACCTTTTCTTGCACTAGGAAGGATGCCCTTTTTCTCTTTACCGGTTTGTCACCCTAGGATGGATGATACCTCCTCATCTGCACgcctttgtttgtttgtttttttttgtttgcaccGACATGCAAGCATGTACATGTATGTTCTACCTATCTAGTTGTCAAATTTGGTTTTGTATAAAATCCATCAAATTTTAATGAAGACAAAAAGGATTAATATACCGCCACACCTACTATATCAaatgctgttttggtgattacTTTAACACATCTTAATTAGTCAATGACATGCCCCTATATAACCTAACAAGAAAATGTGGTTGGTTGATTAATCATATCCTGTGCAAACATGATAGAGTTTTGTATACATTTAACCACTATTCACGGCAATTAAGCGGATGGTACGTACTCACGGGACATGACTGTTTATATCTTATTTTAGTCCACAGTGCTACTAACAACACAATCAATGGGTGTCATTTTCAGACATTGTGTGGCATTAATAAAAATAGTTCAATCGATTGGGTGTGAAATCCGGCCTTTTCGTTAAAAACGGATTACTGAGTGTGTAACTAGAAACATGCAAAGGGTACGTAACTACACCAATGAGGCGATGACTCTATTTGAAAGGTCGTCCCTGGTTAATTGAATGGCATCATCTAACGTGAAGACCACCGGCCGAATGCTAAATTTCCTATATGTGTGCATTCCTATTTGGACTTGGAAATAAACTTGTTTATTTGCTTGATTGGCATATGAGTGTGTCAACGAAGGCACAAAGCATCTATAACTAATTAGCCAACCAACAGAATGAAATGAGTATTGCGTGATCTCAAATCATTCACTTTGGGTTCCTtccgaagattttttttttttgcaggcggtATATTTTCTTGATAAAACATTTGTACTACCTGCCACAAAATTGGAAGCATTTTcaattttctcttctcttttgctTCCTGATGTCCCTCTTCACACATGTACCTAACCAGCACACCGATAAAAGCTACTATGTAAAGTCAAAAACAAACCAGGATAGCAAACCCGACATATAGCACTGAAGATAGAGTGTTCCATGTACTACTATATAAAATGTGGTGCATGTTCTATGTATATAGGAGTAAGATAATAAATATTGAAAAAGACTATGCATTTGTTTGATGATTCATCATGTTCATTTAGTTATCTGTTTAATACTGTGATCCAGACAAGCTAGCAGCCTGATCAAGGCATATGCATGCCATTTCATTGTCCTGGAGATCATGAGTTTGTGTCATCTAATAAGATATTCTACAAAAATGCAACATtattgttctcttttttttctcctatgtGGTTGACTTTGTTTGCAGTATATTTTGGAtatattctttttctatcatagTGATGATAATTAGTCACCAAATATTGTTGACAAAATGATACATAGAcgcttgaaaattttcaatataaatatagtcTTCAGGTGAACTGTGTTGAAAGaatttttgtaaaatttacaagTGTACAGTTATCATCATATTCATTAGAGACTAGCGGCCCCATTGTTTCGCTTATACTTCGTGTTTATCCGTATTGCTTATCAGCCATTGAAAAATAATGTggataaaatttttatacataCTGTCCTTAGAGATTTAAAAGCATGTGctgtaaaataaactatgatgaaaaaccaacaaaatcaactttaaaactaagttttaaattttaaagtttggCTTATATAAGCATAAGTGAAAGGATGATGCTTTAGAGATTAATTGATCAACTATTTTTTTGCACAATCTAATATGAGCAATTTTACgatccttgaggaggtaccatgaggtaccactttttctattgaaaatttggtacctcttggtacctaggtattatgaggtaccatgaggtaccaaattttacactaaatttttggtacctcatggtacctcctcaaggaccgtagaattgctcATCTAATattgtcttctcttttttttggggggggtgTCTTTGCAGTGCAATAATTTCAATAAACCAGAGGTACTCGTACTCCTATAATATATCTTATATACCCAAATGTTCTTCGCTGGCAAGAGGCTATGTCAGTGGCGGAGCTGGCTCCTGAGATAGTTGGACAGCTGTTCGAGCTCTGCCGTCGGTATTTTTATTGTTCTGTTATCGGCAACCCATGTACTAAAAGTTACCGATTGCTAGTAAACATTCTTTATTGTTCGGGCTTGACAACACCCCTCGCTCTTCCCCTGGACTATGTTGAAACTACACCTTCACATAAAACCAAACCTAGTGAAAAGCCTGTGTAACGCTGGGTGTTGACTTAGCGAAAGTttctccagtttttttttttcgcccttcaGTATACCGCCCAGTTTCCAGCCCTCAAGTAACACCGCCTCGTGAACCGTGGAGTCACCGCACATGCTGCCGGGGCCAGTGAATTCTCAATGTGCCTAAGCCAGtactattttcttcttttttttctctctttttcaccTTATTACCCTGTGCACTTTGCCATCTTTTACCTGAATAAAACGTACTACTGGTAGTACGTTGAAGTAGCATTGGTtcactcttctctctcaccaAAAGAATCTTCTGCAGCCACCTCTCTGCATGAGGGCCTGCCTTTTCCATGCACAAACTCTCAGTGGATGGCCCTGTTGCAGATTAcctagggggtgtttgggaactagggattaaatttagtccctgggactaaagtttagctccactttagtccctccaaccaaacaccaccctAGTATCCAGGtaagaaaaggaaatttttcTTGGACTTGGAATATTGTTTCAGATTTTGAGGTTTGTGTGCAAAATGCCTTTAGAATTTGGTTTGTCTAGCATTTTCTAACTGTTTGTTACACTTGTTACTGGTCTAGATAGTTATACATATGCGGATGCTATTGCCACATGATTGTACACTGAATTTACACACGCAGATCTCAACAGGTTGGCAGATGATGAATTGGCCCTCCTACGCATTGGACATATGACTTAATAGTTACTACCACCATGACAAGATAAAAAGCCAGtggtaaaaaaataaaggaacaAAAGCTAAGGGAGCACAAGTAGGAAGCAAGGTGGCATTGTGTGGGCTCCTCCTGGACATGTCTGTTCCTAATTTCCTATCTCTCCCTCTTTTTTAACTTTCTCACCATCCCATGTGCAACATTCAGCCTGCAGCCAGAAGAAAGTAGAGTGTAGAGCCAAGCTCTCCCTTCTCATGCCAATTGCCCAAGAAGCTATGAAGAGTGTGAGAAAAGATGCATGAATAGTGTGTACTAGGGAATTAGAGTGTAGATGTAGCTCATGTAAATCTATTGTCATAAGATAGCAAACATTATCAAACACGATAAACttatataataaatttatcactcttcttttaagataatggatagATTTATCACTAAATTATTGCAACGTGTATGCATAGTGCACTATCTTGACAGTGTATTATACGGCCCTCCTAGTGTTTcccttcacaaaagaaaataGTGGAAATGTTGCATTCAAATCCACAAATATAATGTACTCCTAGGTACATGGCACGTACGCGAGCCACCATCTTAGAATTAGCTCCATCCCTCTCCGAATCCCTCTTAGAATACGAAAATTTTTACCTCTCTAACAAAAATTCTTTAAAATCCTGAGATCGAACTCCTGTATTTAGAATATGAAACTATTCCATTTCATATCAAAAATCCTAAAATTATTATTCCCACCTTAGAACTGATGatgctgctactactacatactccctccgtccaaaaaaaaacttaacataTGAGATGTGACCCTTTCTGGTACAACCTTAGAACTGATGatgctgctactactacatactccctccgtccaaaaaaaacttaacatAGTATGAGATGTGACCCTTTCTGATACAACGAATTTGGACAACCCTCAGTCTAGATGTGATTCTTTTTGGTACAATGAATTTGGACAACCCTCTATTCaaattcgttgtattaggagAAAaagttatattttcttttaagttattttttgttttgggacCGAGGGAGTAGAGCTAGAGCTACGAAGGGCAGCAAGGTGAACGAGCGCGCGCCCTGCAACCTCCACGTTCTCCCATAATTTAAACAGGAGGCATCAATCCCACAGCTCCATTCTTTTTAACCTTTTATGGCAGACACATCACCCCACACTTCAACCGTTTTTATACGGATCCCCAGCCACAGCCAAGCCAGCCTGACCCCAAAACTAATTTTGTATGCTTGCCAAAGGATCAGCCATACTCACTATAGCTAggcaacccccccccccccctgctGGCTCTAACTCCGAGGCATCCAAGCCTAAAACTACAGTGGTAGGGTATCTCACGTACTAGGAGCACAATTTTAATTACAGGACTAGTGCTACTGGGAGTAGTATACAGTAGCATAGTGTGTATAAAAGTGTGGTTTAAGTAGCAAGAATTTGTGCAAGTGATAATTAATCAAGTGTCACTTTGTAGCACATGCTCTCTTAGCTAGCACTCGAAGTTGTCATGATAGGGCGATCTACACAAGATCCTTCTACTAGTTGATTTTGTGCTGGCAATTTAAGTTGATCAAGATCATACCGAATTTTATCTTTTGATCTACCTAAATTTTTGCaggcattttttttatttacatgcatgcatgcatatgacaACATACCGTGACATCTAGCTTGGATGCTACCTAGTTATTTTAATGAGTTTACCTCGGTTATAATTTGATAATTACTTGCTTTAAATTTTATACCCTATATATCAAGCCTTCCTTGTGCTATACTAATCTTTGGCATGTGAGGGCTATCTCCCCATGCTTATACTAATCGTGGCATAGCAATTTATATTAATATTTGAAAGATCGAGATCGATCCTTATGGGATCTAAAACTAAAAAGTTTACAATAAATTAAGCATTGGATCCTAGAGTATAACCAGAGCTGCACATGTAATTTAAATCGTTGCATCTGCCTCTAATCCTTCTTTtctctaaaaataaataaagtagACAAAGAGCATCACACTTATTTAGAAAGAATGCTGGTATAAGAATAGCAAGAATGTAACATATAATATGTCGCGAGTATACACTGTAAAACTTCGGTAACAACAGtttgggaaaggaagaaaaaaaaactcaggtaATACATAATGGACAGTTTAGGtaattagaaaaaacaaaacaaaacatataaaagaaggagagaaaagagaaaaaaaagagaaatgggaAAAATTCCGGCATACACCAGCACCAGCTCTCTTGCTTTTTCACTGCCACTTCACTTGATGAGcacatctttaatttttcaccttcgatttttttttcaccgcgCCCTTGCAACATGCCACAGTAGATCGAGCAGTAGTACACATAGCCAAACAAATTTTTACCGAGGTGTAATAATTTGTAACAACCACAACCACCGCAACATTTTGCATATATACCCttgtcttcctttttttttaaccgCGAGAGCGAGGTGTTATTACCGCTCCTCTGTGCCGTTTTTCACCGCACCAAGTTTTAAACCCTctccgtgaaccctcacgaatgGAGGGTCCTTATTAAATT
Above is a window of Oryza sativa Japonica Group chromosome 10, ASM3414082v1 DNA encoding:
- the LOC4349117 gene encoding protein CDI; the protein is MTVSSPSAEEPFRVFVGYDPREDEAYEVCRRSLLRHASIPVDVRPIRQPDLRAAGLYWRERGPTESTEFSFTRFLTPYLAGYRGWALFVDCDFLYLADIAGLLACLPSSDPDHRLAVACVKHEYAPAEATKMDGAIQTVYPRKNWSSMVLYNCGHPKNVAALTPDAVSTQTGAFLHRFAWLDDDEIGEIPFAWNFLVGHNKVDPADPSTQPKAIHYTSGGPWFERYRNCDFAELWIKEADELKADKEKQKQQQIVMANGEKEKDEEGN